The following proteins come from a genomic window of Populus nigra chromosome 6, ddPopNigr1.1, whole genome shotgun sequence:
- the LOC133696081 gene encoding uncharacterized protein LOC133696081 — protein MDFEEEEKMQYQGSGAIPALAEEELGEDDEYDDLYNDVNVGENFLQMHGSEAPAPPATAGNGGFQARNAHESRVETGGSQVLAISGAGVAVEGKYSNAGAHFPEQKQAAIGVEANDVGSIGYGDGSSVAQKGRFMEMGHDVHLRNMGFQKPASVPPGTGVDPSDTSRKIANEPEPLPNTGSAGPRGVPQMQVNQMNMNADVNRPVVNENQVRPPIENGPTTLYVGELHWWTTDAELESVASQYGRVKEIKFFDERASGKSKGYCQVDFYEAAAAAACKEGMNEHVFNGRPCVVAFASAQTLKQMGASYMSKTQGQPQPQSQGRGSMNDGMGRGGNVNYQSGDGGRNYGRGGWGRGGQGVLNRGPGGGPMRGRGGMGPKNMAGNVAGVGSGANGGGYGQGIAGPAFGGPAGGMMHHQGMMGAGFDPLYMGRGGGYGGFAGPGFPGMLPSFPAVNSMGLAGVAPHVNPAFFARGMAPNGMGMMASSGMEGPNPGKWPDTSMGGWGEEPGRRTRESSYDGDEGASEYGYGEGNHEKGARSSGASREKERVSERDWSGNSDRRHRDEREQDWDRSEREPKYREEKDTYRGHRQRERDSGYEDDRDRGHSSSRARSRSRAAPEEDYRSRPRDVDYGKRRRPPSE, from the coding sequence ATGGATTtcgaagaagaggagaagatgCAATATCAGGGAAGCGGTGCCATACCTGCACTTGCAGAGGAAGAGTTGGGAGAAGATGATGAGTATGACGATCTATATAATGATGTCAATGTTGGGGAGAATTTCTTGCAGATGCATGGCTCTGAAGCACCAGCCCCACCTGCTACAGCAGGGAACGGAGGATTCCAGGCTCGAAATGCTCACGAATCAAGAGTTGAAACTGGGGGTTCACAGGTGCTTGCTATCTCTGGGGCCGGGGTTGCAGTTGAAGGGAAATATTCGAATGCCGGGGCTCATTTTCCAGAGCAGAAGCAGGCAGCAATTGGTGTCGAAGCAAACGATGTAGGGTCCATTGGTTATGGTGATGGATCTTCTGTTGCTCAGAAGGGGAGGTTTATGGAGATGGGTCATGATGTTCATCTCAGGAACATGGGATTTCAAAAACCAGCATCAGTGCCTCCCGGTACAGGGGTCGATCCTTCTGATACGAGTAGAAAAATTGCTAACGAGCCTGAACCTTTGCCAAATACTGGCAGTGCTGGTCCTCGAGGTGTTCCACAGATGCAAGTTAATCAAATGAATATGAATGCAGATGTTAATCGCCCAGTGGTTAATGAAAATCAGGTCCGGCCACCTATAGAGAATGGTCCTACCACTCTTTATGTGGGAGAATTACATTGGTGGACCACCGATGCAGAGCTTGAGAGTGTTGCATCTCAATATGGAAGGGTCAAAGAGATTAAATTCTTTGATGAGAGGGCTAGTGGTAAGTCTAAAGGCTATTGCCAAGTTGACTTCTATGAAGCTGCTGCTGCAGCTGCATGCAAAGAGGGAATGAATGAGCATGTTTTCAATGGACGACCTTGTGTTGTGGCCTTTGCTTCTGCACAAACACTCAAGCAGATGGGGGCTTCTTACATGAGCAAAACCCAGGGTCAGCCCCAGCCCCAGTCTCAGGGAAGGGGGTCTATGAATGATGGTATGGGAAGAGGTGGTAATGTGAATTATCAAAGTGGAGATGGAGGAAGGAACTATGGAAGAGGTGGGTGGGGAAGGGGTGGGCAGGGAGTACTCAACCGGGGGCCTGGGGGTGGACCAATGAGGGGAAGAGGTGGCATGGGTCCCAAGAATATGGCTGGGAATGTTGCTGGAGTTGGAAGCGGTGCCAATGGTGGAGGGTATGGACAAGGAATTGCAGGTCCTGCATTTGGTGGACCTGCTGGCGGAATGATGCATCACCAGGGTATGATGGGTGCTGGATTTGATCCATTATATATGGGGCGAGGGGGTGGTTATGGGGGTTTTGCTGGCCCTGGTTTTCCTGGCATGCTCCCTTCATTTCCTGCTGTTAATTCAATGGGACTTGCTGGGGTGGCTCCTCATGTCAACCCGGCTTTCTTTGCCCGAGGAATGGCACCTAATGGGATGGGAATGATGGCCTCCTCTGGAATGGAAGGGCCGAATCCAGGAAAGTGGCCTGACACAAGCATGGGAGGATGGGGAGAAGAGCCTGGTCGAAGGACAAGGGAGTCAAGCTATGATGGTGACGAGGGTGCTTCTGAATATGGATATGGAGAGGGGAATCATGAAAAGGGAGCTCGGTCAAGTGGCgcctctagagaaaaagaacgGGTTTCTGAGCGTGACTGGTCGGGTAATTCTGACAGGCGGCACCGTGATGAGAGGGAACAGGACTGGGACAGATCTGAAAGGGAGCCCAAGTACAGGGAAGAGAAAGATACTTACCGTGGACATCGTCAAAGAGAGCGTGACTCGGGTTATGAGGATGATCGGGATAGAGGGCACTCTTCTTCAAGAGCTCGGAGCAGGTCCCGTGCGGCTCCAGAAGAAGATTACAGGTCTCGACCAAGGGATGTAGACTATGGCAAAAGGAGGCGCCCGCCATCTGAGTGA
- the LOC133697640 gene encoding actin-related protein 3, whose translation MDATSRPAVVIDNGSGYTKMGFAGNVEPCFILPSVVAVNESFLNQSRTSSSKANWLAQHSAGVMADLDFFIGDEALAKSRSSNTYNLSYPIKHGQVANWDAMERYWQQCIFNYLRCDPEDHYFLLTESPLTAPESREYTGEIMFETFNVPGLYIAVNSVLALAAGYTTSKCEMTGVVVDAGDGATYVVPVADGYVIGSSIKSIPIAGKDVTLFIQQLMRERGENVPPEDSFEVARKVKEMHCYTCSDIVKEFNKHDKEPAKYIKQWRGIKPKTGAPYSCDIGYERFLGPEVFFNPEIYSSDFTTPLPAVIDKCIQSAPIDTRRALYKNIVLSGGSTMFKDFGRRLQRDLKKIVDTRVLASEARLGGGVKSQPVEVNVVSHPIQRFAVWFGGSVLASTPEFFAACHTKAEYEEYGASICRTNPVFKGMY comes from the exons ATGGACGCTACCTCTCGTCCTGCCGTCGTCATTGACAACGGCTCTGG GTATACTAAGATGGGATTTGCGGGAAATGTAGAGCCGTGTTTTATTTTACCATCAGTAGTAGCAGTAAACGAATCGTTTTTAAATCAATCGCGAACTTCTTCTTCGAAAGCAAATTGGCTAGCGCAGCATAGTGCAGGGGTTATGGCCGATCTAGATTTCTTTATAGGAGACGAGGCGCTTGCCAAATCGAGATCTAGTAATACTTATAATCTTAGCTATCCAATCAAACATGGTCAAGTTGCTAACTGGGATGCCATGGAAAGGTACTGGCAGCagtgtatttttaattatttgcgTTGCGATCCAGAGGATCATTACTTTTTATTGACTGAAAGCCCGCTTACTGCACCGGAGAGTCGTGAGTATACCGGTGAGATTATGTTCGAGACCTTTAATGTTCCTGGGCTTTATATTGCCGTCAATTCTGTGCTCGCTCTTGCAGCTGGTTACACAACATCCAAG TGTGAGATGACAGGGGTTGTTGTGGATGCTGGAGATGGAGCTACTTATGTTGTACCTGTCGCAGATGGTTATGTTATTGGGAGCAGCATTAAGTCAATCCCTATTGCTGGCAAAGATGTTACTCTATTTATCCAGCAGCTCATGCGG GAAAGAGGAGAGAATGTACCCCCGGAAGATTCATTTGAAGTAGCTCGGAAAGTGAAGGAAATGCATTGCTATACTTGTTCCGATATTGTCAAG GAGTTCAACAAGCACGACAAGGAACCGGCAAAGTATATCAAGCAATGGAGAGGTATTAAACCAAAAACAGGAGCACCATATTCCTGTGACATTGGATATGAACGATTTCTTGGTCCTGAG GTATTCTTTAATCCCGAGATTTATAGCAGTGACTTTACCACTCCTTTACCAGCTGTGATAGATAAGTGTATTCAGTCTGCACCAATTGACACAAGGAGGGCTTTGTATAAG aaTATAGTGTTATCTGGAGGATCAACCATGTTCAAAGACTTTGGTAGAAGATTGCAACGGGATTTGAAGAAGATTGTGGATACACGTGTTCTTGCATCTGAAGCTAGACTTGGTGGGGGAGTAAAA TCACAACCAGTGGAAGTGAATGTAGTCAGCCATCCTATCCAGAGATTTGCAGTCTGGTTCGGCGGTTCAGTGTTAGCATCAACGCCTGAGTTTTTTGCT GCCTGCCATACAAAAGCAGAATATGAGGAATACGGAGCAAGCATTTGCCGCACAAATCCTGTTTTCAAGGGAATGTATTGA